Proteins co-encoded in one Amaranthus tricolor cultivar Red isolate AtriRed21 chromosome 7, ASM2621246v1, whole genome shotgun sequence genomic window:
- the LOC130818790 gene encoding aspartic proteinase nepenthesin-1, which translates to MALDSMHSSLKFTILSLALLHFLYKPTCSTSRRVLDQVNRTQMGFRVALKHVDHGSNYTMLERIQRGINRSKFRVQKLNAMVLVSDKSTYDVESKVHPGNGEFLMNVAIGTPPNPFSAIMDTGSDLIWTQCKPCDDCFDQSTPIFDPSKSSTFSKLSCSNDLCEALPTSTCQDDGCQYLYTYGDYSSTQGILATETFTFGSDSKSQKVSVPNMGFGCGVDNEGNGFNQGAGLIGLGRGPLSLVSQLDEPKFSYCLTSIDGSKTSTLLMGSLANPKALSSNSKATTIMTTPLIHNPSQPSFYYLNLQGISVGSTHLPIKKSTFSLSDDGTGGMIIDSGTTITYLESSAFDQVKKAFTSQMNLPLDDSGSGGLDLCFKMPKDTTSLEVPKFVFHFKEADLDLPSENYMIGDTNMGVLCLAMGKSSGMSIFGNVQQQNMMVVHDLANESLSFVPTQCDEL; encoded by the coding sequence ATGGCCCTTGATTCCATGCATTCTTCGCTCAAATTTACAATACTTTCATTAGCTTTACTACACTTTCTTTACAAACCTACATGTTCCACCTCTAGAAGGGTACTTGATCAAGTGAACCGGACCCAAATGGGTTTTCGGGTTGCACTTAAACATGTTGATCATGGGTCCAATTACACCATGTTGGAGCGGATTCAACGAGGTATTAATCGATCAAAGTTTAGGGTACAAAAGTTGAATGCAATGGTTTTGGTTTCCGATAAAAGTACATATGATGTTGAATCCAAAGTTCATCCAGGTAATGGTGAGTTTTTGATGAATGTTGCTATTGGAACTCCACCTAACCCGTTTTCTGCAATAATGGATACGGGTAGTGATTTAATTTGGACTCAATGTAAGCCTTGTGATGATTGTTTTGATCAATCCACACCCATATTTGATCCCTCTAAATCATCCACCTTTTCTAAATTATCTTGTTCTAATGACCTTTGTGAAGCTCTCCCTACATCTACATGCCAAGATGATGGGTGCCAATATTTGTACACATATGGGGATTACTCCTCAACCCAAGGGATTCTAGCGACCGAGACCTTTACATTTGGGTCCGACTCAAAGTCCCAAAAGGTCTCTGTCCCTAACATGGGGTTTGGGTGTGGGGTAGACAATGAGGGTAACGGATTTAACCAAGGTGCCGGCTTAATTGGATTGGGTCGGGGCCCATTATCCTTAGTTTCACAACTAGACGAGCCCAAATTTTCCTATTGCTTAACCTCAATTGATGGGTCCAAAACAAGCACACTATTGATGGGATCCTTAGCTAATCCCAAAGCCTTATCAAGTAATTCAAAAGCCACAACTATTATGACCACCCCATTAATCCATAACCCATCACAACCCTCATTCTATTACCTTAACCTTCAAGGAATTAGTGTAGGGTCCACTCATTTGCCCATCAAGAAATCCACATTTTCGTTAAGTGATGATGGAACTGGTGGGATGATTATTGATTCAGGAACCACAATCACTTACTTAGAGTCAAGTGCTTTTGATCAAGTTAAGAAGGCTTTTACCTCACAGATGAACCTCCCATTAGATGATTCGGGTTCGGGCGGGCTTGACCTGTGCTTTAAAATGCCTAAGGACACAACAAGTTTAGAGGTCCctaaatttgtttttcatttcaaaGAGGCAGATTTGGACTTACCAAGTGAAAATTACATGATTGGAGATACAAATATGGGAGTATTATGCTTAGCAATGGGGAAATCAAGTGGGATGTCAATATTTGGTAATGTTCAACAACAAAATATGATGGTAGTTCATGATCTTGCAAATGAGAGCCTTTCTTTTGTTCCCACTCAATGTGACGAATTATGA